A genomic region of Pelodiscus sinensis isolate JC-2024 chromosome 1, ASM4963464v1, whole genome shotgun sequence contains the following coding sequences:
- the LOC142827074 gene encoding uncharacterized protein LOC142827074, with protein MAEALAQKGHYPRTQDQVRSKVKELRQGYVKAREESSRSGAAPHYCPYYPELDQILGGSAEARTPRRFVQSGLADPVVDAPEQELQQSGDGDMVPEEEEDSEETATLTTLEPVTQTSEASQASSGAGEEAAAGPAVEEGRSTPAPPPSPSPSRGHGSRRHRRVYADILRQHVEAVQEQNSILRQRAEAEDRWRDRLMNELVLQRTVLHSTLREVSGLPAAVPGPAPPAPHDPTSPNPPSTTASLSPRGPPSPPAPTVPQPLSPPGPPLPQASTSQEHPSSQPTDRCTTRSRSRGAPQTRGPGRKGKSAKPRST; from the exons atggctgaagccctggcccagaagggccactacccccgcacccaggaccaggtgcgctcaaaggtaaaagagctgcgccaggggtacgtcaaagccagggaggagagctcccggtctggggcagccccccactactgcccctactacccagagctggaccagatcctgggtggcagtgcagaagcacgcacaccacggaggttcgtgcagtctggactggcagaccccgtggtggacgctccagagcaggagctacagcagtctggagacggggacatggtcccagaggaggaggaggacagcgaggagacggcgaccctcaccaccttggagccagtcacccagacctctgaggcctcccaggcgtcatctggcgcaggagaggaagcagcag ccggaccagccgtggaagagggccgcagcaccccagccccacctccatctccatctccatctcggggacatgggagccgcagacacaggcgtgtctacgcggaCATCCTCAgacagcacgtcgaggctgtgcaggagcagaactccatcctgcgacagagggcggaggcagaggatcgctggcgtgatcggctcatgaacgagctggtcctgcagcgcacggtcctgcacagcaccctgagggaggtcagcggcttgcctgctgctgtgcctggtcctgctcctccagcaccccatgaccccacctcaccaaaccccccttccacaacagcatccctttccccccgtggacctccctctcccccagcccccacagttccccagcccctctctccccctggccctcctctcccccaggcttccacgtcccaagagcaccccagcagccagccaaccgacaggtgcaccacccgatcccgtagccggggagcaccccaaacacgaggcccaggcaggaaagggaaatctgccaagccccgttcaacctga